From a single Helicovermis profundi genomic region:
- a CDS encoding LCP family protein yields the protein MKFHFKVFIISFICFSLILGSGLYLFDQHYISVSKASEKKIAEKPVVILPKEEKPVDNRTKLQKLIDDSKRVNILFYGIDGGRADTIVVMSYDPKKKYVDLISVPRDTYNYVDGHDALDQKKINSVYGYKEKGGSKGLKNEVSKLLGIPIESYVKIKYSGVKDIIDVLGGIEVNVPFDMDYDDPYAEPELHIHLKKGKQLLDGQKSIEYLRWRKNNGEYGDGDLGRINRQQNFMKSVVKKSFGFKLPSVIKTAFNYVQTDAGLDEMIYYGSSAIGMDFGNLKTYRLPGEASENGSFYIHDPSKTEELLEQIYERK from the coding sequence ATGAAGTTTCATTTTAAAGTTTTTATTATTTCGTTTATATGTTTTTCACTTATTTTAGGTTCTGGACTATACTTATTTGATCAACATTACATTTCTGTAAGCAAGGCAAGTGAGAAAAAGATAGCAGAAAAACCAGTTGTTATTTTGCCCAAAGAAGAAAAACCAGTAGATAATAGAACTAAACTTCAAAAGTTAATAGATGATAGTAAAAGGGTAAATATACTGTTTTATGGTATTGACGGTGGAAGAGCAGATACTATAGTAGTTATGAGTTATGATCCAAAGAAAAAATACGTTGATTTAATATCAGTACCTCGTGATACTTATAATTATGTTGATGGACATGATGCTTTAGATCAGAAAAAAATTAACTCAGTATATGGTTACAAAGAAAAAGGTGGTTCAAAAGGTTTAAAAAATGAAGTTAGTAAACTGCTTGGAATTCCAATTGAAAGTTACGTTAAAATTAAATACTCTGGTGTGAAAGATATTATTGATGTACTTGGTGGAATTGAAGTGAATGTTCCTTTTGATATGGATTATGATGATCCATATGCAGAACCAGAACTTCATATTCATTTGAAAAAAGGTAAACAGCTACTAGATGGACAAAAATCAATTGAATATCTAAGGTGGAGAAAAAATAACGGAGAATATGGCGATGGCGATCTTGGAAGGATAAATAGACAACAAAACTTTATGAAATCTGTTGTAAAAAAATCATTTGGCTTTAAACTTCCTTCTGTTATAAAAACTGCATTTAATTATGTTCAAACTGATGCGGGACTTGATGAGATGATTTATTATGGTTCATCTGCTATAGGAATGGATTTTGGTAATCTAAAAACATATAGACTTCCTGGTGAAGCTAGTGAAAATGGATCTTTTTATATCCATGATCCATCAAAGACTGAAGAATTATTAGAACAAATATATGAAAGAAAATAG
- a CDS encoding chloride channel protein — MLIKNKTKITRGKLVRLLLVAAVIGIVTGILGMAFNYIITNASHSIAESNLMNNKLKFIIVPIIGGILLSLIYKFALNENETGFGVHEVYEEINHIHTFLMKPKSVAIKLIGTLVTLISGLSAGKQGPIVHLGGAVGSNIGYLFKLDDEEIKILVLCGVSGALAGVFDEPIFASIFVIEVLLIRDYVAYSTPIMMSAAMSVFIRRAFLGIVPFVNLSGTFAVGSYKEYILFLILGLLMGIVSGIYIYLIKKVTFFKIKSKLPYYLAPLIGSILIALIGYFYPEIFDLHFNSTKHIFLNNYSLKFLIIIVFIKIIATAITLGTGGFGGGFMPGVFIGAASGGAFSLILMNNFGINLDYSLYALVGMAAMFSGFSGAPLAATLLAVELSGNKEIMLPIFITCIISTVITHCFIKRSLYFDL; from the coding sequence ATGTTAATAAAAAATAAAACGAAAATAACACGTGGAAAGCTTGTTCGTCTACTACTTGTAGCAGCGGTTATTGGCATAGTTACAGGAATACTTGGAATGGCATTTAATTACATCATTACTAATGCGTCACATAGCATTGCTGAAAGTAATTTAATGAACAATAAATTAAAGTTTATTATTGTTCCAATTATAGGTGGTATATTATTATCTTTAATATATAAATTTGCCTTAAATGAAAATGAAACAGGCTTTGGAGTTCACGAAGTTTATGAAGAAATAAACCATATACATACATTTTTAATGAAACCTAAAAGTGTTGCCATAAAATTAATTGGAACGTTAGTAACTCTTATAAGTGGGTTATCTGCGGGTAAACAAGGTCCGATTGTTCATTTAGGTGGTGCTGTAGGTTCAAATATAGGATATTTATTTAAATTAGATGATGAAGAAATTAAAATACTTGTACTTTGTGGTGTTTCTGGTGCACTTGCGGGTGTTTTTGATGAGCCAATATTTGCAAGTATCTTTGTTATAGAAGTATTGCTTATTAGGGATTACGTTGCATATTCAACTCCAATAATGATGTCAGCTGCTATGTCGGTATTTATTAGAAGAGCGTTTCTTGGAATCGTACCGTTTGTAAATTTATCCGGTACATTTGCAGTTGGTTCATATAAAGAGTATATACTTTTTTTAATACTTGGATTACTTATGGGAATTGTTTCTGGAATCTACATTTACCTAATAAAAAAAGTTACTTTTTTTAAAATCAAATCAAAACTTCCATATTATTTAGCACCATTAATTGGCTCTATTTTAATAGCTTTAATAGGATATTTTTATCCAGAGATATTTGATTTACACTTTAATTCAACAAAACATATATTTTTAAATAACTATAGTCTGAAATTTCTTATAATTATTGTTTTTATAAAAATAATAGCCACAGCAATAACACTTGGAACAGGTGGATTTGGTGGAGGATTTATGCCGGGAGTATTTATAGGAGCAGCCTCTGGAGGTGCTTTTAGTTTAATACTAATGAATAATTTTGGAATTAATTTAGATTATTCCCTCTACGCTTTAGTAGGGATGGCAGCAATGTTTTCAGGATTTTCAGGAGCGCCACTCGCAGCCACATTACTTGCAGTAGAACTCTCAGGTAACAAAGAAATAATGCTTCCGATATTTATTACCTGCATAATAAGCACAGTAATAACCCATTGCTTTATAAAAAGAAGTTTGTACTTTGACTTATAA
- the murC gene encoding UDP-N-acetylmuramate--L-alanine ligase: MLENKNLKHIHLIGIGGIGVSAIAEILHMQNYIVTGSDLNSSQITKNLENKGIKIFYKHESTNIEGADLIVYSAAVSDENVELIKAKELKLPTVGRAKMLGEILTTYKKSVAISGAHGKTTTTSMTSVILSDSNLDPTLLVGGEVKELGGNARFGHGDIIVTEACEYKDSFLNFIPTLGVILNIDEDHLDYYKNLEHIISSFIKFAQSIPKKGHLIINNDDYNAKKIIPHVNCNVITFGINIDSDIMAKNITFNDDGLPSFEVYINDEKFCDINLNIPGTHNIYNALASVAIAHFNGISGENISSSLNRFGGAKRRFDILGEYKNAKIIDDYAHHPTEIKATLSAAKKIPHNKIICVFQPHTYSRTSELLSEFSIAFKDSDELIITDIYASREKDTGKIHSQILVDLIIEEGQNAKYIKTFDEIEEYLDNIIEKNDILFTMGAGNIVNLGNKLVNK, translated from the coding sequence ATGTTAGAGAATAAAAACCTGAAACATATTCATTTAATCGGAATAGGCGGGATTGGAGTAAGTGCTATCGCAGAAATACTTCATATGCAAAATTATATAGTAACGGGTTCTGATTTAAATAGTTCTCAAATTACTAAAAATTTAGAAAATAAAGGAATTAAAATATTTTACAAACATGAAAGCACAAATATAGAAGGCGCTGATTTAATTGTATATTCAGCAGCTGTATCAGACGAGAATGTTGAACTAATTAAAGCAAAAGAACTAAAGTTACCAACTGTAGGCAGAGCAAAAATGCTTGGTGAAATTCTTACAACTTATAAAAAGAGTGTTGCTATTTCAGGAGCACATGGTAAAACTACTACCACTTCAATGACATCTGTAATTCTTTCTGATAGCAATCTTGACCCAACACTTTTAGTTGGAGGTGAAGTTAAAGAACTTGGCGGAAATGCGAGATTCGGTCACGGTGATATTATTGTAACAGAGGCGTGTGAATATAAAGATAGTTTTCTGAATTTTATCCCAACGCTCGGAGTAATTCTTAATATCGATGAAGACCATTTAGATTATTATAAAAATTTAGAACATATAATATCTTCATTTATAAAATTTGCACAGTCAATTCCTAAAAAAGGTCATCTTATAATTAATAACGACGATTACAATGCAAAGAAAATCATTCCACATGTAAATTGTAATGTTATTACTTTTGGTATAAATATAGATTCTGATATTATGGCTAAAAACATTACTTTTAACGACGATGGACTACCATCATTCGAAGTATACATTAATGATGAAAAGTTTTGCGATATTAATCTTAATATCCCTGGAACACATAATATATATAACGCTCTAGCTTCAGTTGCCATTGCACATTTTAATGGAATTTCAGGAGAAAACATTTCATCTAGTCTTAATAGATTCGGCGGAGCAAAGAGACGTTTTGATATATTAGGCGAATATAAAAACGCAAAAATAATTGATGATTATGCTCATCATCCTACAGAAATCAAAGCTACGCTTAGTGCAGCTAAAAAAATACCTCATAATAAAATTATTTGTGTTTTTCAGCCTCACACTTATTCTAGAACAAGCGAACTTTTATCAGAATTCTCAATTGCATTTAAAGATAGCGATGAATTAATCATTACAGATATATATGCTTCTAGAGAAAAAGATACTGGAAAAATTCATTCTCAAATTTTAGTTGATCTTATTATTGAAGAAGGTCAAAATGCTAAATATATTAAAACTTTTGACGAAATTGAAGAATATCTCGATAATATTATTGAAAAAAATGATATTCTTTTTACTATGGGTGCAGGAAACATTGTTAATTTAGGAAATAAACTAGTTAATAAATAA